The sequence GGGTGGTCACGTTACCGAAGGTGCGCATGAGCTCCATCTCGGACTCGAGCACCCCGGCGAGCCTGCGAACACCCTCGCGGATGCGTTCGGGAGTCGGGTAGCAATACGAAAGCCGCATCTGCCTGCTGCCGAAACCGTCGGCGTAGAAGCCCGTGCCCGAGGCGTACGCGACGCGGGCCGTGACGGCCCTCGGCAGCATCGCCTTGGTGTCCACACCGAACGGCACGGTCACCCACACGTAGAAGCCGCCGTCGGGCCTCGTCCACGTGCTTCCCGCAGGCATGTGTTGCTCCAGTGCGGACAGCATGGCGTCGCGGCGCTCGCGGTAGTTCTCCCTGAAGGTCTTGATCTGGCCTTTCCAGTCGTGCGTGGCGAGGTACTTTGACACGATGAGCTGGTTCAACGTCGGCGGGCACAGTGTCGCCGACTCGGCCGCGAGGACCAGCTTCTCGCGCACGGCGTGCGGCGCGAGAACCCACCCGACCCGCAGGCCTGACGCGAACGTTTTGGAGAACGATCCCAGGTACACGACGTTGTCGGGCGCCATCGAACGCAGCGAAGGATAGGTCTGTCCGTCGAAGCCCAGCAGGCCGTACGGGTTGTCCTCGATGATCAGAACGTCGTGCTCGGCGCAGATCTCGACGATCTCCGCACGGCGCTCGACCGATAGCGTCACGCCTGCGGGGTTGTGGAAGTTCGGGATGGTGTAGAGGCATTTGACGCGCTGTCCCCGCGACTTGGCCGCGGCGAGCGCCTCGCGCAGGTTGTCGGGCACCAGCCCGTCGTCGTCCATGGCGACGTGCACGACTTTCGCCTGGTAGGCGGCGAACGAGCCGAGGGCGCCGACATACGACGGCCCTTCGGCGAGGACGACGTCGCCGGGGTCGCAGAACAGGCGGGTCACCATATCCAGACCCATCTGGGAGCCGACGGTGACGACGATGTCGTCGGGGTGCGCCGTGATGCCCTCCATGGCCATCACCTCGCAGATCTGCTCTCGCAGCACCGGAACACCCTGCGCGGAGCCGTACTGGAGCGCGACGAGCCCGTCCTCTGCGATCAGCTCCGCCATCTGGGTCGAGAGCGAGTCGAGCGGGAGCGCGGCGAGGTTGGGCATGCCGCCCGCCAGTGACACGACCTCCGGACGGCTGGCCACCGCGAACAGTGCCCTGATTTCCGAGGCCGTCATCCCCGCGGTGCGCGCGGCATAGCGGTCGATGTGCGGGTCGAGGTTCTGCCTGCTGGGCTCGAAGCCCTGCCGTACCGGTTCCGGCGACTGGGAGGAAGTCATAGACACATCGCTTCCGCTTCGCGAAGGTTGCAGTGGAGTGGGGCGTCCCTGCTGAAGGCGTGACCCGAGTGTAACTTCAGTCCCTCGTCGGTCTCCGGGCTTGGCGGGGCTTCTCACAGAGCCATATGCTCGTGCGGGGCTGTCGGCGGTCGCCACCGTGTGGGCGTTCGGTGATCGACCACAGGTGATGATTCTTCGTGGGGAGGTTCCGTGTCGCGACACCTCGTCGGCGTCACGCTGGACAACCTTGAGCAGCTTCCGCGCAAGTGCAGGCGTTGCGTGTATTGGGAGGTCGCTCCACATCTGAAGGAGCAGGCCGAGGAGTTCGGCGAGACCGAGGTGGAGAAGGAAGCCTGGGTGTCGTCCGTGCTGCTCGAATGGGGTTCGTGCGGCCGGATCATCTACAGCGGTGACATCCCGGTGGGCTTCGTGCTGTACGCGCCGCCGAACGCGGTGCCGAGGGCGAATGCCTTCCCCACCTCACCCGCGAGCCCTGACGCCGTGTTGCTGACGGCGTTCCACGTGCTGCCCGAGTTCCGTGGCAGTGGCCTCGGGCGCGCTCTCGTTCAGGCCGTCGTCGCCGATCTCACAGGGCGTGGCGTGCGGGCCGTCGAATCGTTCGGCGACGCGGCTCCGGACAGCGCCGATGACGACCACGTCTGTGTCGTTCCCGCAGCCTTCCTGCGCAGTGTCGGCTTCAAAACCGTGCGCCCGCACCCTCGTTGGCCGAGGCTGCGGCTGGAGTTGCGAGCCGGTATCTCGTGGAAGGCCGACGTCGAAGCCGCGTTGGAGAAGCTGCTCGGGCAGGTCAGCGTGACCACCGCTGAGCCGAGCGCCGTTCGGGCATAGTTATACACAACCTGTGGATAACTTGCCGAGTTATCCACAGGTTGTCCACAGGGCGGTAGCCGGGGTTCGCTGTGTGTTACTCCGTTTTGAGCAGTTCGTGCGCCAGGACGTCGGCGAACGTGAAGGTGCCCGTGGGCTGGTCGTTCTCCCCGAGCAGGTACAGCCGCTTCACGGCGATGAGGATTCCTTCGGCCACCACGTCGCGGAACGCCGGATCGGACATGCGTTGCCGGTCCTGGTCGTTGGTGAGATATCCGATCTCCATGCGAACGGCAGGGCAGCGGGTCCTGGTGAAGATGTCCCACGTCTTCGGGTGGGTGCGGCAGTCGAGCATGCCCGTGCGGGCCGCGATCTCCCTCTGGATGTAGCCGGCCAGCAACTCGCCGACCGTGGAGGTCGTGCCGTTGCCCGTGCCGAAGTGGAAACTCGCCACTCCCTGCGCGCGAGGAGACCGGTTGCCGTCGCAGTGCAGCGAGAGGAACAGGTCCGCACCAGCCTCGTTGGCGAACTGGGCTCGCTGCAACTCCGAAGGGCTGTGATCGGGCCCGCGCGAGATCAACGCCTCCATGCCGGTGGCCTTCATACGGCCTTCCAGCCTGCGGGCAAGATCCCAGACGATGGTGGACTCGTGCACGCCTCCGACCGAAACACCCAGGTCAGGACCACCGTGGCCGGGGTCGATCACGATGCGCTTGCCCCGCAGCCGGGGCCCCGCCCTTCGTAGATGTTCCTGTTCGCGCAGGAAGACCGGCCGGCCACCACGCGCGCGCGGCGACAACTGCCGCAACGCCCGCACGGTCGCCGGTCCACAGATGCCGTCCGTCGTCAGACCGTAGTCGCGCTGGAAGTTCTTGAGCGCCTTCTCGGTCTGCGGACCGAACCCTCCGTCGGGCCGCCCCGCGTCGTACCCCAGCTCGGTCAGCCGCTCCTGCAACGCGAAGACGTCGTCGCCGTGAACCGGCGAGGAGACCAGGTACGCCAGCGGCCTGCTGCCGAGGTGGTAGGTGGAGCCGCGTAGCGCCCGGTAGGTGGCAGGGCCCACCACCCCGTCCGTGATGAGCCCGCGCTGTTGCTGGAAGGCCCGAACCGCGTGTTCGACCGCGAGGTCGAAGAACGATCCGTGTCCGTTCGCCTCGTCGCTGGAGGGAAGGAGTTCCAGCGTGGACAGCATGGACCTGATCTCGGCGACTTCCGGACCGGTGTCGCCGCGGCGGAGTACCCGCATGCACTCCTCGCTATTCGTTGGGCACGTAGTGCGCTCGTGATTCGTCGTGCAGATTCTGGTCGGCCGGGGGCCTTGCTACTCCATTGTGCCGTGCGGACGGAGCGTGAGGACGAAGGGCTATGCCGCCGCTTCCCCCACACGGATGGCCCAACGAAAGAAAACCCGGGAGCGCCACCGAATGGGCGCATCCCGGGTTCTCGAATCTCCGGCCGTCGCCTGCTTTCGCGAGGTGCGACGGCCGTGATGTCACTGCAACACGTCGGCCAGGTCGGAGAGCAGCGCGGCCTTGGGCTTCGCGCCGACGATCTGCTTCACCGGCTTACCACCCTTGAACAGGATCATGGTCGGGATCGACATGACCTGGTAGTCCCTCGCCGTGTTCGGGTTGGCGTCGGTGTCGAGCTTGGCGATACGCAGCTTGTCGCCGTGCTCGGCCGCGATCTCCTCCAACACCGGTGCGACCATCTTGCAGGGTCCGCACCAGGTCGCCCAGAAGTCCACGAGCACCGGCTTGTCGTGCATCAGCACCTCGTCGGCGAATGTGGAATCGGTCACGTTGACCGTGTTCGTCATCTTCTCTCCTGTCGTGGTTCGACCGGGTCAGTTGGCGCGAGTGGCGTATCCGCCACCCACGAGTTCGGGGCTTTCGTGTGCCTGTGCGACGTCCGCGTGCTCGGCGAGCCAGCGTTCCGCGTCGATGGCGGCCGAGCAGCCGGAACCCGCTGCGGTGATGGCCTGCCGGTAGGTGTGGTCCACCAGGTCGCCAGCGGCGAACACACCGTCGAGGTTCGTGTACGACGTGCGGCCCTCGGTCAGGACGTAGCCGTTGTCGTCGAGATCCACCTGACCGCGTACCAATTCGCTGCGCGGGTCGTGGCCGATCGCGAGGAAGAAGCCGGTGACGTCGAGAGTGGACTCCTCGCCCGACACGGTGTCGCGGAGCTTGACCCCGGTCACCTTCCCATCGCCGAGAACCTCGGTAACCTGCGAGTTCAGCTGCCACCGGATCTTCTCGTTAGCGCGGGCCCGCTCCAACATGATCTTCGACGCCCTGAACTCCTCGCGGCGGTGGATGACGGTGACACTGCGGGCGAACTTCGTGAGGAAGGTCGCCTCCTCCATCGCGGAGTCCCCGCCGCCGACCACCGCGATGTCCTGGTCGCGGAAGAAGAAGCCGTCGCAGGTGGCGCAGGACGAGACGCCATGGCCCAGCAGGCGCTGCTCACCAGGAATACCGAGATACCGAGGCGCGGCACCCATGGCGAGGACGACGGCGCGCGCCGCGTACCGCGTGCCGTGGGCGGTGACGTACTTCACCGTGCCGGTGAGGTCGAGCTCCTCGACGTCCTCCTGGCGGAGCTCCGCGCCGAACGTCTTGGCCTGCTCCCGCATTTCCTCCATGAGGTCGGGGCCCTGGATGCCGGAGCGGAACCCCGGGTAGTTCTCCACCTCGGTGGTCGTCATCAGCGCGCCGCCGTACTGGGTTCCCTCGAACACCAGCGGCTGAAGCTGCGCTCGTGCCGCGTAGACCGCGGCCGTGTAACCGGCGGGGCCGGACCCCACGACGATGAGGTTTCGGATGTCTTCGGTCACCTGCGCCCTCCGCTTCGACTCCGCCACAGCGAACGAATCACTGTAGCCGGATCAATGCCTACATCCGGCTCAACAGCATCGTAGGCGCGACTGTTCCCGGCTCAGCGACCGGCGGAGAGCGCAGGCGACCTTCGGGCGGCGTTCAACCCCGCCCCACGGTCTCGTCCATCAGCAGCCCGGGGTTGCCCTCCCCGCAGTCCGGTGCGAGCGCCAGCAGCCGAAGCTGTCCCAGTTTGCCTGTGGTGAGCAGGACCACGAGTGCGTCGTCGCCGTCGATGGTGACGGGCCGGAAACCGACCGGCTGCACCGAGGGATCGACGCCGTTGGCCGCGAGGCACGCGCTGAGCCGTTGCTGATCACCCAGCGGGCCGAAATCACGGGCTCCGCTGATCTCTCCCACCGCTGCGGAGAGGTTTCCGCTGTCCACAGCGAGCGGAGGCGCCTCCCCCGCTACGGACGACTTCGGAGGCTGTGGAGGTTGAGCCAGGTCACCGCCCTGCTTCTCATCCATGCCGGGAACCACTACGAGTACCGCGGCGACCACGGCGGCGGCCGCGGTCAGCAGCCCCGCGCCCCAGCCCAGTCGCTTGTTCCTCCTGCGGCGCGCCGCGTCGAGGCTCACGACGTCGGATTCCTCCGGCCGTGACAGCGGCGTTCCCTGTCCCGGTGAAGTCTGCGGTGATGCCTGTGCCGTCCCCCGATCCGGCGCCTGCGCCGCCTGCGCTGTCCCCTGCCGTTCCAGTTCGAGTGCCGCGTCGATCCGGCTCGCCACATCGGCAGGCATTGGCTCGACGTCCAGCGACGCGAATCCGGAGAGGTCGGTCGTGGTGGACTCCAGCGCCTCGATGATGGCCCGAGCGTCGGGGTCTGCGTTCACGCGCGGCCACAACTCCGCCGCCTGCTGCTCGTCCAGCACGCCGGCGTGCAGGTCGGCGAGCACGTCAACAGACCATGGGGGACCGACGAGCCCGCCACGCCCCCTGCTCTCGTCCGTCATCGTCCCTCCCCGTGTTTGCTTTCGTGAGTTGGGACGTCACCCTCGTTGCCGGGGTTCCGCAGATGACCAAGAAGTTTCGCGAGCTTCGCCCTGCCTCTGGCGCATCGGCTCTTCACGGTTCCTTGCGCGATGCCGAGCAACTGCGCCGTCTCAGCGACGGAATACCCCTCGACGTCAACCAACACGATAGGCAGCCGCTGTTCTTCCGGCAGTTCAGCGAGTGCGTCCTTGATGACGAGTCGCGTCTCGCGCTCCGCCATCGAGTCGCGCGGCACGGCGGGTTCCTGGTGGGAGGTGTCCGGCAACGGCACCGAGGGGCGAGCCTGCCTGCGCCTCACCCTGTCGAGGCAGGCGTTGACCACGATGCGGTGAAGCCAGGTGGTCACTTGCGACTCGGCCCTGAAGTTCGACGCGGCGCGGAAGGCGGAGATGAAGGCGTCCTGGAGTGCGTCGGCGGCTTCCTCCGGATCGCGGACTGTGCGCAGGGCCACAGCCCACATCCTGTCCCGATGTCGGCGGACCAGCTCGTTGAAGGCGTGAGGATCTCCAGCCGCGTGCGCGGCTATCAGATCGGCGTCCGTGGGCGCTGCTGCGGTCACCCGGCAGAGCGTACTAAGTCAGTGACCCGCAGTTCTGGTGACCTCGGCGAGCTGGTCGGCGACCGAGGTGTCATTTCGACGGCAGAAACGCCACTTCCGCGAGCCGGGACTGCAACTCGGGTTCTTCTCCGGACAGAGTCTTGACCCACACGATCACGTACTCGCCGGGAACGGCTTCGTCTAGTTCGATCTTCGTGGTGCCTTCGGACAAGCGGGTCGAGGCGACGGTGCGAGTTTCTGCGAGCGAGGGCTGTGCCGAATCGGCGATGCGGATCTCGATCTCCGTTCCCGGGGTGTCGGAGAGGATGTGCACGCCGCCGAGTTCGATCGGCTCGTCGAAGGCCGCGATCAGCCCCACACCCGACTTGAAGGCGGGGAACTGCTGCCTGTACTTGTCGGTCTGCCACGCGGTGCTCTCGTCACCGTCCACGGCGTTGGAAGCCTCCGCCACGCCGTCACCCTCACCCTCGGGGTTGTACACAGCCACTTCGGAGGGATCGACGGCGTCACCGAGCGAGGCACCCTGATCACCGCCGTCACCGTTCGAGCTGTCACTCTGGCCACCCGGCTTCTTGGTCTCACTCTGCTCGGCGAGGTTCACGGGAGGGCCCGACGGCGGGTCGTCGCGGAAGAAACTGATGGCCATCATGCCGACCCACGCGAGCGCGGCCACAGCGGCGATGACGAGCGCGCTCACACCGAGCGCGAGTTTGCGCCTCCTCGCGGCGTCCTTGACCGGTTTCTTCGTGGTCCACACCGTGCCGTCGGGATCGACGTTCTCCGGCGGTTTGGGGGTGCGCTCTTCGGCGGAGGCGACCTTGTCGAGTACGCGGAGGATGGCGGCGCTGGTGCGGATACCGCCCTGCCCGCCGTCGGAGACCGTGCGCACCGCGAGCGCCGACATGTCACGCGGCACGCGCGGTTCGAGCACGTGCGGGGGAACGAGTTGCCCCTGCGGGTCCCTTGGTGCGGCGGGGATCGCAGGCGGTCCGCCTTGCAACGCCCACCTTCCGGTGAGCAGGAGGTACAGGACGGCGCCGAGCGCCTTCACGTCGTCGCGCAGGGTGGAGTCCGGCAGCGGGCCGGGGAAGGCGAGCCGCAGCCTGCCGTCAGGGGTGACCCGCAGCCGCTGGGGATGGTCGAGACCGAGCACGAGGCCCGAAAGGTGGGCGCGTTCCACCGGCTCGGCCAGTGCCTGCACCATCCTGGCCGCGGTGCTCGGCGGGATGCGCTTCTCGTTGACGAGGTCGATGAGGTCTGTGCCCTTGGTCCACTCGGACACGACGATGCCGAGCAGTCCTTCGCTCGACGAGATGCCGTTGCCGAGGGTCAGCACGTCGAGGACCTTGGCGACGCTGGGGTGGTTGAACTTCGCCGCGTGCGCCGCGCGTTCCAGCGTCCTCCTGCCCTGCCGGGCCGCCTCGACGTCGGCGGGGTCGCCGACCAGTATGGTCAGCGCGACATCCCTTCTGAGCTGCCCGTCGCGGGCCCTCCACAGGTGAGCGCCTCCGCGTTCGTCGATGCCGAACTGCGCGAGCAGGCGGTAACGGCCGTCGCCGACAACCCCTCCGGGTGCCAGCGATCCACCGTGTGTTCGGATGCCCACTCGGTCGCCCTCCCCCTGCCGCTTCGACTCACACAGCGCCTGTAACGAGGGTACGTGAACCGTTGAAGAGGCTGCGGGGCGTCCGTGCCGAGAGGGTTACCCGCGACGGACCAAAGCGGATATTCGGCGCGTGACGGGAGCAAGCTCTTCCACCTTCAGTGCGATCAGCACGCCGAACGACACCGCGATACCCACGACTCCCTGGAGAACGAGCGTCACCCACGCCTTACCGATGGGTCCCAACAGGTCGGGAACGACGAGAGCGACCAGTGCCGCGGCGAGGGCGCCGAGGCCACTCGCCACGACGGTGAACAGGATGACACCGAGCACCCGCCTGCTGCGGAGGTTGCCGAGCTTCACCCACAGCCACACCTGGCCCATGACGGCGCCGACCACGAAGACCAGCGAGTTCACCATCATCACGCCGAGCACCACGTTGACCGGGTCGAGGACGGCAGAAGCGAGGTAGAGCAGCGGAATCTTCACCGCCGTCATCACGCACATGATGAGCGTCGGCGTGCGGGAGTCCTTCATGGCGTAGAACACCCGCATCTGGAGCATCACGAGCGCGTAGGGAACGAGGCCGAACGCCGAGACGGCCAGCGCTTGACCGAGCCTTTCCGCGTCGTCCACCGAGCCCTTGCCGAGCGCGAAGAGCGCGACACCGATCGAAGGGCCTGCCACCGCCATGACGGCGGACACGGGCATCAGCATGATCGTGGTGATGCGTGAGCCGTACGACAGGTCGCCGACGAGCTTCCGATGATCGTTGTCGGCCGCGGCCCTGCTCATCTTGGGCATCAACGCGGTCAGCAGCGACACCCCGATGACGCCGTACGGCAGCTGGAACAGCAGCCAGGCGTTGGAGTAGATCGAGGGACCACCGGCGGCACCGCCCGTGAGCACGCGCGTGTTGACCACCATGCCGATCTGGCTCACGGCGACGTAGCCGAGAATCCAGGCGGCGAGCCCGCCGAACTCCTTGAGCCGATCGTCGATGCCGAACCGCCACTTGAACCGGAATCCGGAACGGCGCAGTGCGGGCACGAGGAACAGCGCCTGCGCCACCATCGCGGTCAGCACGCCGACGCCGAGCACGAGAACTTGAGGCTCGGTCATGCGGGTCGGGATGACGGTCGGGTCGCCCGGCACCAGCGCGAAGGCGCCGATGGTGGCGAAGATGACGAGGTTGTTGATCACCGGAGCCCACTGGGCTGGGCCGAAGATCTGCTTGGCGTTGAGGATGGCCGACAACACCGCGAAGAGCCCGTAGAACAGCAGGCCGGGCAGCAGCAGGTAGGCGAACCACGTCGCCAGCTGGGGGTTGGCCTGGCTGTCGCCGCTGTCGTCCATCAGCAGCCCGGTGAGCCACGGCGCCGCCGCGGTCGAGACCACGGTCCCGACACCCAGCACAGTGATGGACAGCGTCAGCAGCCGCTGGGTGTACGCCTCACCGCCGTCCTCGTCGTCCTGCGAGCGCACGAGCAGTGGCACGACCACGCTGGTGAGCACACCGCCGAGCAGCAGCTCGTTGATGATGAGCGGCAGTGTGTTGGCCACCGTGAACGAGTCGTAGAGCACTCCCAGCGTGGCCACCCACGCCAGCATCACCTTCCACGCGAAGCCGGTGATGCGGCTGGTCAGTGTGGCGATGGCCATGCGGCCACCGGCCTTCGCCAGCGAAGGCGCCTTCTGCTGATCGTCCTTCGGGCGGTCGAGCTGGACCTCGGGGAGCCGCTCGCCGATCGGTTCGGCGGAGATGCGCGGCATCATCCTGGTCGCGAGCTCGTCGTACGGCCGCAGCACGTCGGGGTCGGCCGCGGGCCAGCGCACGCCCGGCGGGATACCGCGTTCCCTCGGGATGAAGATCGTGCGTTCGCTGTCCCTCGGCGGTGGTGGCGGTTTCCTGTGCTTCGTCTCCTGCTGTCGTGCCTCCTGCCTCCACGGCCTTACCGGCTGCCTGCGCGGCTGTGGTGAACGGCCACGCCGGGGCGCCACGGGTGCGGGTCCGGAACCAGGGGCACCGGCGTGCGGCGGCGGGCCCGGCGGGTTCGGCGGGTTTGGCGGGTGGCCGCCGGGAGGGGCGTGTCCCGGCGCGGCAGGCGGCGGGCCCGGAGGCGGCGCGGGGTGACCCTGGACCGGGGCGTGCGGCGGCCCGCCTTGCGGGGAGCGTCCGGCAGGAACCGGAGGCACGGCGGCAGGCGGTGCCGGCGGCACGGGCGGGCCCTGCGGGTGGGGGCCTCCACTGCCCTGCGGCACCGGCGGCGGAGGCAGGTGCCGGGTGGGCGGCGGCTGCTGCGGGTGCGGTGGCTGCGGCGGCTGTTGTGGTTGCGGTGGTTGCGGTGGCCTGCCGGGAGGTGGTGGTGTGTCCCGCCACTCCGGTGGTGGCTGATACCTCGGCACCGGCCCGTTGTGCGGTGGTTGCGGCGCGGGTGGTCGAGGTGGCACGCGCGCCGAACGCGCGGGCCCGCCCCCACGCTCGGGCGGGTTGCCCGACTGTTCGTCCAACACGTGCCCTATCCGTCGGTGGTCTGCTTCGTCGATCCAGGGTAAACGGATTCGCGGCACGCCCTCAGCCGCGTTCCTCCCCCCGGGTCTTCACCCGACGGTATATCTGCCGTCCGGACAAAAACACCAGGGCTGCGCCTGCCGTGGCGGTCAACACGACGGTGAGCACGCCGAATTCGGTGGACATCAGTTCCATGCGGGCTGTGTGGCCCAGCGTGGTGCCGCCGGGGGTGGCCAGCGACACGTTCACCATGAACCGGCCCGACCGGAGCGTCTCGGCAGGGATGAAACGGCTGACCCTGCTGTTGGCCGCGAGCGGGGTGTCCTCGATCCTTGACGGCCGCAGCCCGGGGCTGTTGGTGAGCTTGATGCGAACGGTCACGGCCACCGGCAAGTCGTTGCTCAACGTCACAGGTAGCGGACTCGACCCCGATGCCAGCGACACCGGCTGGGACGGTGTCGTCACGGTGACCCTGCCGCTGAGCTGCCGCAACTGGCTCACGGCAGCCTCGGTGGCCTTCCGGCGGTCCTTCGCGTCGTCCCATGACGTCGATGTCGCCCTGATCACCGCGTTGTGCAAGGGCCTGAGCAGATTGACCGGTTCGTACTGCCGGGTCGGATCGACGGACATCGCGCCTTGGAGGTCGGCGATGGTGGACTCCACCTGGGACAGCGTCGCCAGCTGGTCGGCGTTGAGCGTGGCAGAGTCGCTCTCGCTCCACAGGCCGTCGGCGGGAGAGGCGTTGCCGCTCTGCGCTCCCTCCACCGATTCGGTTCCGAGCAGTTGGTGCAGAGGAGTCGGTCGAACGAGGTTGCCGCCGTGCAGCCGGGTGAGCGAATCGAGCATCGCGTCGAGTTCCTCGCGGGTGGCGTTCCAGTCGTGCGGGGGCGCCACAAGGACGGTGCCGCCCCCCGTCTCGTCGGAGAGCCCGCCCCGCAGCGCGATGGCGGCGATCGCATTCTGCGCGGCGACCCCCGGCTGTTCTCCCCTGCTCTTGTCACGCGCGGACGCGTAGCCGAACCCCGAGGCGACGAGGGAGTCGTAGGCGACGAGGCGGACGCCCTGCCCGCCGGACTGCGAGCCGGGATCGCCCTCCGCGCTCACACCTCCCGCTCCGGTGATCACGGTGGTGACGCCTGCGTCGGCGGCGGCCTTGACGGCGTGGTCGGTCAAGGTGCCACGCGGCCACAGCACACCAGGGCTCGGTTCGAGGTGCAGCAGGTCGAGGATCGTCGCGCCGTTGGTCACCGCCTCGCCCACAAGGTCGTGATCGGACTCGACGTCTCCGAGCACTCCGAGGTCGGCGTTGGCGAAGGGGAGCTCGATGACGCACTGGTTGGCCACGAGAGCGCGGAGGTCGTCGAGCCACCGCCGCGCGTTCTGCTCGCCCTTGCCCTCGACGGTTCCCGACCCCGTCCTGACGAGATAGCCCTTCGACATCGCGTTGACCGTTTCGAGCAGGTCGGGGTCCACCGCGTAGCACAGCGATCCGGCGAGGGTCGCGTCACCTCGCTTGCTCTCGGCTGCGGCGACCAGCGCGTGCAACCGCCCGCCCTCCGCGAGCTCCGCCGCGAGGCTGTCGTCGGCGAGAACGATTTTCCCGTCGTGAGGCGAGGCGACCACCTTCGGTTCGCGCGCCGCGATCGGCCACAACACCGACACGCTCGCAGGCGTGCCCCGACCGGAGTCGTCGAGCACGGGCAGCAACAGATCGACAGTGGCGAGCCGCGCCGCACCGCCGCCAGAGGGAGTGCCGTTGACGTTCAGCAGCAAGGGGTACACACCACGCTGGTTCAACCCGAGCGCCGACGGTGACGCTGTGACGACGAGCCTGGCGGACGCACCGGGCGCCAGCTTCCCCGGCACCCCTACCCATTCCGACCAGCCGGACTCCGATGGCGGCGGTTCGGCAAGCGTTTGCGCGAGCTGCGCCGCCGTTGACTGCCGCTGCCCTGCCTGAATCCGGCCGACGATGTCCGAAATGGGCCGGTCACCGACGTTGGTGACACTGGCGACGATCTCGACCTTGGTGGTGCCGGAGTCCACGATGCGCGGGGACAACTGGTGGACCCGCACCCTCAGAGGTGGCTGCGCGCCCGTGTCCTTGGCGTACGCGGCGGCCTGCCACGAGGAGCCCGGTGCGGCGAACAACGCCTGCCCGGTGAGGAACAGCAGTGCGAGGCCGAACGCGGCGAGTTTCCTCACGGCTTGCACTTCCCGTCCCACATCAACCCATCAGCTTTCATCGGTCCTTTGTCTTTCGAAGAACTCGCGGGCTCTGCGCACCAGCTTCCGTTCGTCCGCGTAGGCGAGCCTCGCGTCGAGCTCGGACAGCGGAACCCACGCGACCTCGGTCACCTCAACGTCCTCGTCGGAGAGTTCGCCGCCGTCGGCTTCGAGAA comes from Saccharomonospora xinjiangensis XJ-54 and encodes:
- the murJ gene encoding murein biosynthesis integral membrane protein MurJ, whose amino-acid sequence is MAPRRGRSPQPRRQPVRPWRQEARQQETKHRKPPPPPRDSERTIFIPRERGIPPGVRWPAADPDVLRPYDELATRMMPRISAEPIGERLPEVQLDRPKDDQQKAPSLAKAGGRMAIATLTSRITGFAWKVMLAWVATLGVLYDSFTVANTLPLIINELLLGGVLTSVVVPLLVRSQDDEDGGEAYTQRLLTLSITVLGVGTVVSTAAAPWLTGLLMDDSGDSQANPQLATWFAYLLLPGLLFYGLFAVLSAILNAKQIFGPAQWAPVINNLVIFATIGAFALVPGDPTVIPTRMTEPQVLVLGVGVLTAMVAQALFLVPALRRSGFRFKWRFGIDDRLKEFGGLAAWILGYVAVSQIGMVVNTRVLTGGAAGGPSIYSNAWLLFQLPYGVIGVSLLTALMPKMSRAAADNDHRKLVGDLSYGSRITTIMLMPVSAVMAVAGPSIGVALFALGKGSVDDAERLGQALAVSAFGLVPYALVMLQMRVFYAMKDSRTPTLIMCVMTAVKIPLLYLASAVLDPVNVVLGVMMVNSLVFVVGAVMGQVWLWVKLGNLRSRRVLGVILFTVVASGLGALAAALVALVVPDLLGPIGKAWVTLVLQGVVGIAVSFGVLIALKVEELAPVTRRISALVRRG
- a CDS encoding DUF6049 family protein gives rise to the protein MRKLAAFGLALLFLTGQALFAAPGSSWQAAAYAKDTGAQPPLRVRVHQLSPRIVDSGTTKVEIVASVTNVGDRPISDIVGRIQAGQRQSTAAQLAQTLAEPPPSESGWSEWVGVPGKLAPGASARLVVTASPSALGLNQRGVYPLLLNVNGTPSGGGAARLATVDLLLPVLDDSGRGTPASVSVLWPIAAREPKVVASPHDGKIVLADDSLAAELAEGGRLHALVAAAESKRGDATLAGSLCYAVDPDLLETVNAMSKGYLVRTGSGTVEGKGEQNARRWLDDLRALVANQCVIELPFANADLGVLGDVESDHDLVGEAVTNGATILDLLHLEPSPGVLWPRGTLTDHAVKAAADAGVTTVITGAGGVSAEGDPGSQSGGQGVRLVAYDSLVASGFGYASARDKSRGEQPGVAAQNAIAAIALRGGLSDETGGGTVLVAPPHDWNATREELDAMLDSLTRLHGGNLVRPTPLHQLLGTESVEGAQSGNASPADGLWSESDSATLNADQLATLSQVESTIADLQGAMSVDPTRQYEPVNLLRPLHNAVIRATSTSWDDAKDRRKATEAAVSQLRQLSGRVTVTTPSQPVSLASGSSPLPVTLSNDLPVAVTVRIKLTNSPGLRPSRIEDTPLAANSRVSRFIPAETLRSGRFMVNVSLATPGGTTLGHTARMELMSTEFGVLTVVLTATAGAALVFLSGRQIYRRVKTRGEERG